Within Amycolatopsis sp. cg5, the genomic segment CGGCGACGATCCGCGCCCGAAGAACTTCCTGCACCTCGAACTGCGGGAGCGGCTGCTCGAAAGGGGCCCGATCGGCGGGACACTGCAGGTCCAGCTGCACCCGGTGACCGAATCGGCCGAGCAGAACGAACTCGCGCTCGACTGCATGCGGCCGTGGGACCTGCCGTGGCTCGACCTCGCCACGCTGCACCTCGACTCGCTCGTCACCAACGCGAAGATCGAAGGACTGCGGTTCAGCCCGGCCGTCGCGCCGGAGTCGCTCGGCAGCGTCCTGGCGACGTCGCCGTACGAGAACGCCTCGCTGAACCACCTGCGGGTGCTGCTGTACAGCCTCAGCGCGGCCGCGCGCCTGGAAGAACCCGCGGAGCCCGCACCGAAGATGATCGGCTGCCCGTTCTCCGGTCACTCCACTGAGGACAGTCCTCAGCGGACCGTCGCGGTGATCGGCGCCGGACCGGCCGGGCTGAGCGCGGCACGGGAGCTGGAGCGCGTCGGTCACCGCGCGATCGTGCTGGAGGCATTGCCCGAGGTCGGCGGCAAATGCGAGTCGGTGGACCTCGACGACCGCGCGTACGACCTCGGCGGTCACGTCTGCACGACCCAGTACGCCAACGTCGCTCAGCTCGCGGCCGAGCTCGGCATGCCGACCGAGGACACCACCCCGCACCGGGTCTACGACCTTGACGACGGCGAGGCCAAGCCGCAGAGCACGGCGTTCTTCCGGCGTGAGACGTACGGCAAATACACCGAGTTGCGGGATCGGCTGTTCCCGCGCATCGCCGAACCCGGCCTCGCGCATTCGGCGCGTTCGCTGGCACAGCCCGTCTCGCAGTGGCTGGCGGAGCAGGGCCTCGAGTCGCTGGCCGAGTCGCTCGGCGTCGGCTACACCGCAGCCGGATACGGGTACCTCGCCGGTGATCTGCCCGCGCTGTACTTCGTGAAGTACGCCGAGATGACCGGCTTGCTCTCGGCCAAGCCGGAACTGCTCGGGCACACCGGCAGCTTCACCATCCTCGGCGGGTTCAAGGGCCTGTGGGAGAAGGTCGCCGCGCAGCTCAGCGATGTCCGGTGCGGGACAACGATTTCCGCCATCGACCGTGACTTCGACGCGGGGCGCGGTGGCGTGCGGATCACCACCGATCAGGGCGTGGTGACGGCCGACGACCTCGTGCTGACCGTGCCGCTGGACCAGGTGCTGCCGGTGCTCGACGCGACCCCGGAGGAACGCGACCTCGCCGGGCGCGTGCGCGTGATGGACTACTACACCACGGTGATCACCGCGACCGGCCTGCCCAGGTCCGCCTTCTACCTGGTCGATCAGCACACCCGGCCGTCCGCCGCGCGCGGGCACGCCGTCGCGTTCCACCACCGCTATCCCGATCAGGACGTCTACGCCTGCTACTCCTACGGGGAGCCGGGACTCGACGGCGACGACATCGTCGCCAAGCTGCGGGAGAACGTCGAACGCATGGGCGGCGAACTCGCCGAGGTGCACACCCAGCGGCGCTGGCGGTTCCTGCCGCATTTCGGCGGCGAGGACCTCCTCGACGGCGTTTACGACCGGATCGAGCAGTTGCAGGGACAGCGGCACACGTTCCACGCGGGCAGCCTGCCCGCGTACGAGCTGGTGGAATGCACGGTCGCGTACAGCCGGAAGCTCGTGCGCGAGCACTTCGAGGGTAGCGACGATGTTTTCGTTGAGTCCCCGGCCGAACAGCCGGAGCCGCTCGACCGGCCGAAGCCCACTGTGGACAATCTGCGCGAGTGGCTGATCGAGAACGTCGCTGCCGAACTCAGGCTGCCCGCGGACCAGGTGAGCGCGACCGCCCGCCTGGACCGGTTCGCGCTGGAGTCCATGTCCGTCGCCGCTTTGCAGGCGGGACTCTCGGACTGGCTCGGCTTCCGTATCCCGCACACGTTGTTCCTGGAGCACCCGACGATCGAGTCGATCGCCGAACACCTAGCCGTCACAGAAGAAGCCGTCACAGAAGAACCGGCCGAGGTCACGGCCTCCAGCTCGACCCTCCTGTTGGGACTGACCGCGGCGCGGCCGTTCTTCTGCATCGGCGGCGCGCTCGGCGCGGCCTACTACCTGCTGCAGCTGGCCAGGGACGTCGGCTCGGCGAGGCCGTTCTATGGCGTGCGTGCGCCGGGCTACGACGGCAGCGAGGACCCGCTCGACACGGTCGAAGAGCTGGCCGCGCGGTACATCGAGTCGATCAGGCTGGTCCAGCCGTACGGCCCGTACCTGCTCGGTGGGCATTCGTTCGGCGGCGTGGTGGCCTACGAGATGGGCCGCCAGTTGCGCGAAGCAGGCGAGGAGGTCACCCGGATCGTGCTGCTCGACTCGTACGTCCCGATCCAGGGCCAGCCGCTGCCGCCCGAGGACGACGCGGCCGCCATCGAGGAACTGCTCACGATGAACAGGCTCGCGTTCAAATCGGGCGGGCCCGCCGGTGTCGAGATCGACCCTGAACTGGCCGTGTCCGAACAGAAGGAGCGGCTCGGCCGGTTCCTCGGCGCGAACGGCTCACTGCCGGTCGAGGAGCACATCGGCAACATGCTCCGCGTCTACCAGGCGAACATCGAGGCGAACGTCAAATACCAGCCCCGGCCGTCGGATCTCAAGGTCACCCTGCTCAAGGCCATGGACGGCTTCCCACCGGTGATGAAGCCGCACCGCAACACCTCGCTCAAGCTCGACCTGCCGGCGAACGGCTGGGAGGAGATCGAGCTGGGGGAGCTGGACCTCGTCGAGATCCCCGGCGACCACTTCACCATGTTCGTCGAGCCGAACGACGAGAAGGTCGCGGCGGCCGTCCACACCGCACTGTCCGAAGAGGAACGCCGCAGCGCGAACACGTTGATCCAGGCCGAATCCACCCGGTCGAAAGCCGAGACCACGATCGCGTTCAACCCGCTCGACCCGGCCTTCCTCAACGACCCGTACCCGTTCTACCGCGCGCTGCGGGAGAGCGCGCCGATCCACTACGAGGACACGCTCGGCGGCTGGATCTTCACGCGTTACGACGACGTCTCGAAGCTGCTGCGCAACCATTCGATCCTGCGGCCACCGGTGACCGACTACCTGTTCGCGTCCGTGCCGCAGCGGATGCGCGACCACATGGTCAACTTCGAGCGGCAGCTCGGGCTGATGCTCCCGTTCGCCAACCCGCCGTACCACACGCGGGTGCGCAGGCTGATGAGCAAGGCGTTCACCCCCAAGCTGATCGAGGCGTACCGGCCGAGGGTGGAGGAGGTCACGGACCGGCTGCTCGACCGGATCGAGGCCGACGGCGGCGGCGACCTGATGACCGCGATCGCCTACCCGCTGCCGTCCACGGTGATCATGGAGTTCATCGGCGTGCCCCGCGAGGACCACGCCAGGATGACGCACCTGGCCACCGAGATGATGCAGCTGCTCGGCGCCCAGTACGCGAAGGACGCGCCCGCCATCGCCTCGGCCGCGCACGCCGGGCTCGACGAGTTCAACGAGCGGCTGATCGAGCTCATCGGTGAGCGGCGGCGGGAGCCTGCGGACGACCTGTTGTCTGCTTTGGTCACGTTGACCGGCCCGGACGGGAAACTGACCGACGAGGAACTGATCCTCAATTGCATGGCGATGCTCAACGCGGGACTGGAGACGACCGCGAATTACCTCGCCAATGGAACGTTTGCATTATTCGGTAATCCTGATCAGCTGCGGCTGTTGCGGGAAAACCCCGGGCTCGCCCCGAACGCGGCCGAGGAATTGCTGCGCTATGACGGGCCCGCCCCGATCATGACCCCGCAGCAGGCCGTCGAGGACGTGGTGATCGGCGGGCAGCTGATCAAGAAGGACCAGCTGCTCTACCCGGTCGTCGGGGCCGCCAACCGCGACCCCGCGCGGTTCCCCGACCCGGAGCGGCTCGACCTCACCCGCGAGCCGAACGGGCAGCTCGGCTACGGCTTCGGGATCCACTTCTGCATCGGCGCCGCGCTGGCCAGGATCGAGGGGCAGACGTACTTCTCGAAACTGGTCACACGGTTCCCCCACCTGCGGCTCGACCCGGACAAACCCGCGCCGGTGTTCCGTGACGACCCGCTGCTGCGCGGGCTCGAAACGCTCCACGTCCGCGTCGACTGAGGACTCGACACGCCCGTACTCGCCAAGATTTTTCCCAGACGCCGAATCGGACTTTTCACCCCGTCGCCCGCTCGACGGCGCCCGCCCCGCGGACCAAAGGCCGCGCGGGCGGGCCACGGGCAAAGGTCTTGCCCAACTGCGGTTTCCGTGTTCGTTGTGCGGCGCGCACAACGAAATCTTTGTGCGCGCCGCACAAAGGACGGGTTCCGGTTCTTTACCGCCTTCGCGTGGGCAATTGCGACGCGGCCGTCCCGTTCAGCGGCTTCCGGGATGCAATACGGTCGCCGTCGTTCTACGCTGACCGCACTTGACGTAGGGCGCGTCTCGAAATTCTGATCGCGGTCTCCCCACCTGGATCACGAAGCCCATCGACCAGAATTTCGAGACACGCCCTAGATCGTCGGTATTGCGCGGACGGAATCGCGGCAAGGGTGTATGGGGGCGTGGGTGGCGGAGACGAGGCGCGGCATGGACGGGCCGGAGGACGATCGGTCGTTCAACGGGCGACTCATCCTGGTAACGGTGTTCGGATTCGTGCTGCTGGTGCCGCCGCTGCTGTCGGTGTTCAACACCGGGGCGCAGGTCTTCGGCGTGCCGGTGCTCTGGGCCTACCTGTTCGTCGTGTGGGCCGTCCTCATCGGACTCGCCGCCGTGCTCGCCGGACGCTCGGGCTAGCGCGGTGCTGCAGACCTGGGTCGTGGTCACGGTTTCCGTCGCCTACCTCGCCGTGCTGTTCGCGGTCGCGTTCTATGGCGACCGCCGCGCCGACGCGGGCCGGAGCCTGATCAGCCGCGGCACGATCTACGCGCTTTCGCTGACCGTGTACGCCACCTCGTGGACCTACTACGGCAGTGTCGGCCGCGCGGCCACCAGCGGGGTCAGCTTCCTGACGACGTATCTCGGCCCTACGCTGATGTTCGGGCTCGGCTGGCTGGTGCTGCGCCGGATCATCCGGATCAGCAAACGCAACCGGATCACCTCGCTCGCGGACTTCATCTCCGCGCGCTACGGCAAGAGCACCTGGCTCGGCGGGCTGGTCACGGTGATCGCGGTGCTCGGTGTCGTGCCGTACATCGCGCTGCAGCTCAAGGCCGTGTCGACCACCTTCGAGATCATCCGCCGCCGTCCGGACACGACCGCGGCCGTCCCGCTCTTCCAGGACACCGCGCTCTACGTGGCGTTGCTGCTCGCCGGGTTCGCCATCCTGTTCGGCACCCGGCATCTCGACGCGACCGAGCGGCACGAGGGCATGGTCGCGGCGATCGCGTTCGAGTCGGTCGTCAAGCTGGTCGCGTTCGTCGCGGCGGGCGTTTTCGTGACTTTCGGGCTGTACGGCGGTTTCGGGGACCTGTTCACCCAGGCCGCGAACGCGAAACTGACCGCGCTCTTCTCGCTCGGCGGCACCACGGCGACGTGGGCGTGGATGATCGTGCTCTCCGGGCTCGCGGTGCTGCTGCTGCCGAGGCAATGGCAGGTCGGTGTCGTCGAGAACGTCGACGAGCGCCATCTCAAGCGGGCGATCTGGCTGTTCCCGCTGTACCTGCTGGTGATCAACATCTTCGTGCTGCCGATCGCGGCGGCCGGTCTGCTCCGGTTCGGCGGCTCGGTCAACCCGGACACCTTCGTGCTGGCGCTGCCGATGGCGTCGGCCCAGGAAGCGCTTACCCTGCTGGTCTTCGTCGGCGGGCTGAGCGCGGCCACCGGCATGATCATCGTCGAGACGGTCGCGCTCAGCACCATGGTGTCGAACTCGCTGGTGGTGCCCATCCTGCTGCGCCGCCATCCGAGGCTGACCAGGCGCGGTGACCTGGCGGGCGTCACGCTGGCCGTGCGCCGGATCGCGATCGTGCTGGTGATGCTGCTCGGCTACGCCTACTTCCGGTTCGCGGGCCAGGGCACGGAACTGGTGTCGATCGGGCTCGTCTCGTTCGCCGGGGTCGCGCAGTTCGCGCCCGCGATCCTCGGTGGACTGTTCTGGAAGGGCGGCACCCGCAACGGCGCGCTCGCCGGGCTGTCCGCCGGGTTCGCCGTGTGGGCGTACACCTTGGCGCTGCCGACCTTCGCCGGCTCCGGGCTGCTGGCCGACGGTCCGTTCGGGATCGCCGCGCTGCGCCCGCAGGCGTTGTTCGGGCTGACCGGAATGGACCCCGTCGGGCACGCGATGTTCTGGAGCATGCTGGTCAACATCGGCGGATACTTCGCGGTCTCGCTCGCCGGCCGCCCGCCCAACGCGGCCGAGCGCGCGCAGGCCGTGCTCTTCGTCGACGCGCTCGCCGACCCGGAACGGCCGCGGATCTGGCGCGGCCGGGTGACCGTGGGCGAGCTGCGCACGCTGACCGAGCGTTTCGCCGGAGCCGACGGCGCGTTGGACAGGTATGCGCGCGAACGTGGCTTCGCCGTCACCCCCGACGCCGAAGCGGCCCCCGAACTGGTGCAGCACGCCGAGACCCTGCTCGCGGGGCCCGTCGGCGCGGCGTCGGCGCGGATCATGATCGCCTCGGTCGTCGGCGAGGAGCAGCTGCGCGTCGAAGAGGTCATGGAACTGCTCGACGAGGCGTCCCAGGTCGCCGCGCTCGAGGAGCGGCACCGGCTCGCCCGCGAACTGCACGACTCCGTCTCGCAGGCGCTGTTCTCGATGACGCTGCACACCCGCGCGGTCGAACTCGCGGTGCAGAAGGAAGGCGGCGACCCGGCGGGCCCGGTCGCCCGCGGCTTGACCGAGCTGCGCGGCCTCACCCAGGGCGCGCTCGCCGAGATGCGCGCGGCCCTGTTCCAGCTGCGGCCCGACGCGCTGCACGAGGACGGGCTGTCCGAAGCGATCCGCAAACGGGCGGCCGCGATCGCCGTCCGCGAGGACATCCAGATCCGGGTGCACGCGCCGGAAGACCGCGTGCCGCTGTCCGAACGGGCCGAGGAAGAGCTGTTCCGGGTCGTCCAGGAAGCCGTCCACAACAGCGTCAAACACGCGGGCCCGACCCGGGTCGACGTCACGCTGGAGGTCGACGACGGCACACTGGTCGTCGAGATCACCGACGACGGCACGGGTTTCGACCCCGACGAGCAGCACCCAGGGCACCTCGGCCTCGACGGCATGCGCGAGCGCACGAGAAGGCTCGGCGGGCGCTTGACGATCGCCAGCTCACCCACCGGCTCCACCGTGCGGGCGGTGCTGCCGGGTGTCGTCCAGACCGAGTACGAAACGTAGGAGAACCACCATGGGGCCACCGCCGATCCGGGTGTTCCTCGTCGACGACCACGTGGTCGTCCGGCGCGGTATGCGCGCGTTCTTCGACATGCTCGACGACATCGAGGTGCTCGGCGAGGCGCCCGACGGCCAGTCGGCACTCGACCAGCTCGCCGTCTCCGCCGCCGGCGACAAGCTCCCCGACGTCGTCCTGATGGACTTGCTGATGCCCCGGCTCGACGGCATCGCCGCCACCCGCGTGATCAAGAAGCTCTACCCGCACGTCGAAGTCGTCGCGCTCACCAGCTTCAGCGAGGCCGAGCGCGTCCACTCGGCACTCGAAGCGGGCGCGGCGGGCTACCTGCTCAAGGACGCCGAAGCCGACCAGGTGGTCGCCGCCGTCCGCGCCGCGAACCGCGGCCAGGTCCACCTGGATCCGGCGGTGGCCAGGAAACTGACACGCTCACTGGTCGCGCCCCAGCGGACGGCGACCGCGCTCACCCCGCGCGAACGCGAGATACTGGTGCTGGTCGCACAGGGCAAGTCCAACCGGGACATCGCGGAGGCGCTGGTGATCAGCGAACGGACCGCGCGGACCCACGTGAGCAACGTGCTTTCCAAGCTGGACCTGGCTTCGCGGACCCAAGCGGCGCTGTGGGCGGTCCGGGAAGGCCTGGTCGCCGGGCCATGAGCTGGTCGTGAGTGGTACGGCCGGTTCTAACCGGCCAAAACACTCACGACCCTGGTCGGCGCAGGGCGGCGACTCGGCGGGTGTAGGACTCGGTCGACAGGTCGTCGTCGGTGATGCCGAGGTCGTGCAGCACGGCCCGGATCACCGCGAGCGCCTCGGCGACGTGCTCGGCTTCGACGATGGTCTCGACCTCCAGGAACGTCTGCCCGGCCAGGTCCGGGAGCTCGGCCACGGTGGCGAGCAGGTCGTGGCCGCGGTCGGTGAACCGGTGGTTCTCGCAGTGCTTCCGGAAGGCGATCCGTTCCACGAGGCCGAGCCCGTGGAAGATCGTGCGCAACACTCCGGCGTCGCCCGCTTCGGTCTCGTGCTCCGGCTTCGCGTGCCTCGAACCGGTCCGTGGTTCCTTGAACGTGAGCAGCGTCTTGGTCGACTCGCCGGTGGTGACCGTGCGGACCCGGAGGTTGTAGTCGCCTTCGGTGAGCCGGTGATCCGGCCAGTCGTAGTAGGTGTCGGAGTAGGTACAGCGCTCGACCTCGGCACGGGCACCCAACGCGGCGCGGACCGCGTCCGGGTCGCGCAGTACCGCGGTCAGCTCGGCTTCGATCGGCATGGCTGCTCCTTCGAACCTTGGTGCAGCGCAGCATAAACGCGGTCGCGCAACGAGTTCGCCTCCGGATCCGACAGGGTGCGCGCCAGGTGCCTGAGCACGATCTTGACCAGCACGTTCTTCTGCTCCGGTCGCGCGCCGAGCCGCTCGAGTGCTTGCGGCGGCAAGGCCGAGCACGGGGTCTCGCCGAGGATCTCGACCGACTCGACGCAGTCGGCGTCGTCGCCGAGCGCGGTGCGGACGCGGTCGCCGAGGTCCTCGGCGAGGTCGCCGGGGTCGACCGCGATGGACACGTCGCGCCGGATCGCGGGCATGGGGGAGACCGGGCGATAGGGCGTGAGGTCGGTCATCCGGCTGCCGGAACGCAGCAGCCGGATGTCGGGAATGTCCTTGAGCAGCATGAGAATCCGGTCGAGCCCCAGGCCCATCGCGAGCCCGCTCCACGACCCGTCGAGCCCGGCGCGCGCGAGCACCGCCGGATGCGCGAGCCCGCATTCGAGTATCTCGATGCCGTCGGCGTCGACCTGGAGCCCGGACGTCGTGTACGGGTGGACGCGGGGTGACCGGAGCTCGGAAGTGCCTGGTACCAACGCTTTCAGCACCGCGGTGATCATCGCGGCGAGGTCGTGCTCGGTCAGCGTGCCGCGCCGCAGCCGCCACAGGTCGACCTGATGCGGGGTTCCGGTGTGCAGCCGGTCGACCGAGTCACGCCGGTAGACGATCCCGGGGCACACGAGCAGCACGTCGGCCGAGGGATGGGCGGACAGTTCCCGGAGCGCGGAAGGGATCAACGCGGTCGAATGACTGCGAAGCATCCGATGTTCGTCGACGTAGCGGGTGTACCGGGCGTCGCGCGTGACGTCCGCGCCCGCGTAGCCCAGGTTGTCGTAGTTGTCTTCGATCGGCACGATCCGCCGGCCGCGGCGCCAGCGGACTTCGCAGTTCCACAGCTCGGTCAACGCGGTCACCGCGCGCTCGGCGACGAGCTGGATCGCGTGCGGGCCCTCGGCGGGATCGGTGAGATCGCGGACGGCGAGGTCGCGGGAAAGTTGTTTGGGGGTAAGACTTTGGGACATGCTCGGCTCCTCGGGTGGTCGGGGTGGTGGAGACCCCTGGCCACGCTGGGAGTCAGCGGCGCGTCGAAGACCCGCTGGTGCCCACACGGGACCAGGGGCCGGTAAATCGGCGCGTGTCAGTCATGTTTGACATGGTAGCCGCGCGGGGTGCGAAGCGCATCGCAATTATGCGAGAGGATCACGTAAACATCCGAACTCTGGCTAGGATGACGGGGTGAGTCTCAGGGAGCTGTCGCGGACCGAAACCGCTCTCGTCGGTGTCCGGATCACCTGCCTCAGCACTGTCCACGGTGGACTCGACGAGGGCCTGCTGATGAAGGCGCTCGACATGGTGGTCACCGCGGATCCGGTGCTGCCCGCCAGGATCGGCGGCGGGGGAACCGGTTACCACCTCTACCTTCCCGACGCCGAACCACCGAGCCTGCGCCGGGGGATCGGCTCGCTCTACGCCGAACTCGACGTGCCGATCGGCCCTGGTGATCCGCTGCTGCGCGCCGTGCTGTTCCGCGGCGAGGAGGAAGACACCTTCGTGCTCGGCGCCGCGCACGCACTGTTCGGCCGGCACGGGCTGACGGAGTTGTCCGAGACGATCTGGCGCGTCTACACCGCGCTGGCCGACGGCACCGAAGTGCCCACGATCGTTCCGGGCCCTCGTCTGCCGGATACGTTCGCGGGTCAGGGAAATCGGGTCACCCAGCGCGGCCGGAAGCTCCCGTTCGACCGCGGTGGCAAGCCGGGCGTGGAGACCCAGCGGATACTCGTCCAGCCGAAAACGACGCGACGGCTCGCCGAGGTCGCGAAGGCGGCGAACACTTCGGTTCCCTCGCTCGTCGGCGCCGCGACGCTGCTCGCGGTCAGGGACGTGCTCACGCCGCATTCCGGTGCGCTGCCACTGTGTTTCGCTTCGACGGCCGGTCTGTGCTTCACCGACGTCTCGCCCGATCTCGACCCTTTGGCGCTCGCCCGCCGGATCGCGGGCGGAACACCCGTGCCGGACCAGCTCATCGCCGAGGTGGCGACGGTGCGGTTGAGCGATTTCGGCTCGGTGTCCGCGCCCGCGATGCCCGACGGCGTGGAGCTGACCGATCTGCAGGTGCACGTCTCGCCGCGCTGGACGCCGTCGGGCCAGGGCTGCCTGCCGTTCGGCATGCTCGTCGTGGACGGCAGGCTGGACCTCTCGATCGCTTACCGCACAGAGTGTTTCGGCGCCGAGTCGATCCGGCAGGTGCTCGATGGCACGTACGCGGTGCTCGATCAGGTGAGCTCGGCGCGTGACTCCAGATAGCGCTGCTCGGGCAGGCTGAGCGTCTGGCTCGCGGCGAGGCGGTAATACTCGCGGGCTTGGTCGCGGTCGCCGGCGAGATCGAGCAGATGCGCGCGAACAGCCGACACCCGGTGATGCTCGGCGAGCGCTGGATCGGCTTCGGCGACGGACAACTCGAGCAGCCCGTCGCGCGGCCCGTGCACCATGGCGAACGCGACGATCCGGTTGAGCGTGACCATCGGGCCCGGCGTCAGCGCGGCGAGCAGGTCGTACAGGCCGAGGATCTGCGGCCAATCGGTGTCCTCGGCGCGCGGGGCCTCGTCGTGCACGGCCGCGATCGCCGCCTGCAGCTGATACGGCCCGATCGGCGCGTCCCGCAGCGTGCGGGTGATCAGCTCGACGCCCTCGACGACGGCCTCACCGTCCCACAGCTTCCGGTCCTGCTCGTCGAGCGGCACGAGCGCGCCGTCGGCACGGGTGCGCGCGGGCCTGCGCGCGTCCGTGAGCAGCATCAACGCGAGCAATCCGGCGACTTCGCCGTCCTCGGGCAGGCGCGTCCGCAGCTGCCGGGTCAGCCTGATCGCCTCGGCGGTGAGCTCGACCCGGTGCAGGTCTTCGCCGGAACTGGCGGTGTAGCCCTCGTTGAAGATCAGGTACAGCACGTGCAGCACCTGCTTGAGCCGCTCGGCCACCTCGTCGGCCGGTGGCATGCGGAACTCGGTGCCGGTGGCCTTGATCCGCTGCTTCGCGCGGCTGATGCGCTGGCCGATCGTCGATTCCGGCACCAGGTACGCCCGCGCGATCTCGCCGGTGGTGAGGCCGCCGACCGCGCGCAGCGTCAGCGCGATCTGCGAGGCAGGGGTGAGCGAGGGGTGGCAGCACAGCAACAGCAGCGTGAGCGTGTCGTCGACGGCCGGGCCCGGCTCGGGCGGCGGCTCCGCGGCGACGGTCTCCTCACGACGGCGGCGAGCGGTCTCGTTGCGGTGGATCTCGGTCCGGCGACGGGTGGCGACCGTGATCAACCACCCCTTCGGGTTACCCGGCAGCCCCTCGTCCGCCCACTGGATCGACGCCGCGAGCAACGCCTCCTGCACGGCGTCCTCGCAGGTGCCGAACCCGCCGAACCGGCGAACGAGCACGCCGAGCACCTGCGGCGCCAGCTCGCGCAGCAGGTCCTCGATCGCCCGGCTCACTTCGCCCATTCGTCCAGCATGCTCATTTCGAACACCGGCCGGACCTCGACCTCGCTGAGCGCGGCGTCCGGCACCAGCGCGGCCAACTCGACGGCACGTTCCATGGTCGGGACGTCTACCAGGTAGTAACCGGCCAAACACTCTTTGACCTCGGCGAACGGGCCGTCGGTGCTCATGATCTGACCGTCACGCACGGAGACGCGCTTCGCGTGCTCCTGCGGCACCAGGCCTTCGGAGTAGACCAGCTCACCGGACTCCGCGAGCTGCTCGGAAAGCCTCCGATGGGCCATGCCGAACTCAAGCTGCTGCTGCTCACTCAAGGTTTCCCAGGCCGCGCGGGACTTCTCGTTGCTCAAAACCAGGATCAGGTACTTCACGGGCGCCTCCCAAAAATTTCTTTCACCCGGGTGTCGAAACCGGCTCGTCGGCTTCTACACCCCTCACGTAAGAGGTACCGAAGCTTAGGAGATCACCATGACCCAGGACGAGACCAGCATCCGCGAGATCTTCGACGCCCACATCGCGGCGATGCGCGCCAAGGACCCCGACGCCCTCGTCGCCCGCTTCGCCCCGGACGCCGTGACGTTCACGCTGGCCCCGCCGCTGCGCAACTCCGGCCCGGCGGTCACGGACCCCGCCGGCGTGCATGCGTGGCTGGCCGGTTTCACCGGCGAGATGGACTTCGAGATCCGCGACCTGGAGCTGGCGATCGGGGACGAGGTCGCGTTCGGCTTCAGCCTCAACCGGCTCTCGGCGACACCGCAAGGCGACACCGAGCAGTTCGACCTGTGGTTCCG encodes:
- a CDS encoding histidine kinase — protein: MLQTWVVVTVSVAYLAVLFAVAFYGDRRADAGRSLISRGTIYALSLTVYATSWTYYGSVGRAATSGVSFLTTYLGPTLMFGLGWLVLRRIIRISKRNRITSLADFISARYGKSTWLGGLVTVIAVLGVVPYIALQLKAVSTTFEIIRRRPDTTAAVPLFQDTALYVALLLAGFAILFGTRHLDATERHEGMVAAIAFESVVKLVAFVAAGVFVTFGLYGGFGDLFTQAANAKLTALFSLGGTTATWAWMIVLSGLAVLLLPRQWQVGVVENVDERHLKRAIWLFPLYLLVINIFVLPIAAAGLLRFGGSVNPDTFVLALPMASAQEALTLLVFVGGLSAATGMIIVETVALSTMVSNSLVVPILLRRHPRLTRRGDLAGVTLAVRRIAIVLVMLLGYAYFRFAGQGTELVSIGLVSFAGVAQFAPAILGGLFWKGGTRNGALAGLSAGFAVWAYTLALPTFAGSGLLADGPFGIAALRPQALFGLTGMDPVGHAMFWSMLVNIGGYFAVSLAGRPPNAAERAQAVLFVDALADPERPRIWRGRVTVGELRTLTERFAGADGALDRYARERGFAVTPDAEAAPELVQHAETLLAGPVGAASARIMIASVVGEEQLRVEEVMELLDEASQVAALEERHRLARELHDSVSQALFSMTLHTRAVELAVQKEGGDPAGPVARGLTELRGLTQGALAEMRAALFQLRPDALHEDGLSEAIRKRAAAIAVREDIQIRVHAPEDRVPLSERAEEELFRVVQEAVHNSVKHAGPTRVDVTLEVDDGTLVVEITDDGTGFDPDEQHPGHLGLDGMRERTRRLGGRLTIASSPTGSTVRAVLPGVVQTEYET
- a CDS encoding class IV adenylate cyclase, whose amino-acid sequence is MPIEAELTAVLRDPDAVRAALGARAEVERCTYSDTYYDWPDHRLTEGDYNLRVRTVTTGESTKTLLTFKEPRTGSRHAKPEHETEAGDAGVLRTIFHGLGLVERIAFRKHCENHRFTDRGHDLLATVAELPDLAGQTFLEVETIVEAEHVAEALAVIRAVLHDLGITDDDLSTESYTRRVAALRRPGS
- a CDS encoding response regulator, whose product is MGPPPIRVFLVDDHVVVRRGMRAFFDMLDDIEVLGEAPDGQSALDQLAVSAAGDKLPDVVLMDLLMPRLDGIAATRVIKKLYPHVEVVALTSFSEAERVHSALEAGAAGYLLKDAEADQVVAAVRAANRGQVHLDPAVARKLTRSLVAPQRTATALTPREREILVLVAQGKSNRDIAEALVISERTARTHVSNVLSKLDLASRTQAALWAVREGLVAGP
- a CDS encoding cytochrome P450 is translated as MMRFSNGIDDPRLLAVDADFQAVLDGLSPLVEAARMARARTFHKTATTAAGTLKLNETLDLPAHDFLRPGREFDVLARYSNGVESDDIAPSIRGITLRLRDPGTEEGLLDLSLNTGELFFLRTAEMFLRYSNGDADDIDREVPEFKRNGWRLYRYASTFADYHYYSQVPTGYVAADGTQYLVRYRLLPATGAPDTGHVDFEGRGLPPEPPAENPRDPGDDPRPKNFLHLELRERLLERGPIGGTLQVQLHPVTESAEQNELALDCMRPWDLPWLDLATLHLDSLVTNAKIEGLRFSPAVAPESLGSVLATSPYENASLNHLRVLLYSLSAAARLEEPAEPAPKMIGCPFSGHSTEDSPQRTVAVIGAGPAGLSAARELERVGHRAIVLEALPEVGGKCESVDLDDRAYDLGGHVCTTQYANVAQLAAELGMPTEDTTPHRVYDLDDGEAKPQSTAFFRRETYGKYTELRDRLFPRIAEPGLAHSARSLAQPVSQWLAEQGLESLAESLGVGYTAAGYGYLAGDLPALYFVKYAEMTGLLSAKPELLGHTGSFTILGGFKGLWEKVAAQLSDVRCGTTISAIDRDFDAGRGGVRITTDQGVVTADDLVLTVPLDQVLPVLDATPEERDLAGRVRVMDYYTTVITATGLPRSAFYLVDQHTRPSAARGHAVAFHHRYPDQDVYACYSYGEPGLDGDDIVAKLRENVERMGGELAEVHTQRRWRFLPHFGGEDLLDGVYDRIEQLQGQRHTFHAGSLPAYELVECTVAYSRKLVREHFEGSDDVFVESPAEQPEPLDRPKPTVDNLREWLIENVAAELRLPADQVSATARLDRFALESMSVAALQAGLSDWLGFRIPHTLFLEHPTIESIAEHLAVTEEAVTEEPAEVTASSSTLLLGLTAARPFFCIGGALGAAYYLLQLARDVGSARPFYGVRAPGYDGSEDPLDTVEELAARYIESIRLVQPYGPYLLGGHSFGGVVAYEMGRQLREAGEEVTRIVLLDSYVPIQGQPLPPEDDAAAIEELLTMNRLAFKSGGPAGVEIDPELAVSEQKERLGRFLGANGSLPVEEHIGNMLRVYQANIEANVKYQPRPSDLKVTLLKAMDGFPPVMKPHRNTSLKLDLPANGWEEIELGELDLVEIPGDHFTMFVEPNDEKVAAAVHTALSEEERRSANTLIQAESTRSKAETTIAFNPLDPAFLNDPYPFYRALRESAPIHYEDTLGGWIFTRYDDVSKLLRNHSILRPPVTDYLFASVPQRMRDHMVNFERQLGLMLPFANPPYHTRVRRLMSKAFTPKLIEAYRPRVEEVTDRLLDRIEADGGGDLMTAIAYPLPSTVIMEFIGVPREDHARMTHLATEMMQLLGAQYAKDAPAIASAAHAGLDEFNERLIELIGERRREPADDLLSALVTLTGPDGKLTDEELILNCMAMLNAGLETTANYLANGTFALFGNPDQLRLLRENPGLAPNAAEELLRYDGPAPIMTPQQAVEDVVIGGQLIKKDQLLYPVVGAANRDPARFPDPERLDLTREPNGQLGYGFGIHFCIGAALARIEGQTYFSKLVTRFPHLRLDPDKPAPVFRDDPLLRGLETLHVRVD